From a single Hippoglossus stenolepis isolate QCI-W04-F060 chromosome 2, HSTE1.2, whole genome shotgun sequence genomic region:
- the tdrd7a gene encoding tudor domain-containing protein 7A, translating to MSDSEAIHKMLRSVLQSSKGGVSINSLQSEYRSLCGQNIPLKKLGFSELEDFLRSIPSVVQLEYRMGELKCFATVCRETAHIAELVARQRSSKKSGRSQVVNCKMRFKPSNPLMLNLRPRSSLRQPSAGGASNWTSSRSRGHGGFRGCSASGDYRQRDQRLSYITPVEHRQPAPQPAVRQCVLPDRKETSFANCQKPEEKPPEQASRPNLSKSSLYDVRLMQSRITHLLKKYCSGLWMSKISEVYSKMFSQSLHPQVLKDLEKWTHICMVEQTSCNNRADRLVYPPLLQTLSVVPRSTANNTPLTSPTNSEASTTRNSPCPSTPEEPTSCSKSPLVQPTFIFPPQPAAASSGKQLSSVTLRSPVHNPALAPQIPPRASRAAKECKDNHNIRTTQKKNTPPGHDILPLSKLTLSSTSDSAPFSTTSADTVSAEVRQRIKELLTKYSQGLWAHALPKLFIETYKTPFPENVLDHLPLLLDMCSVEYPIPHDKNRAILYISDSTDMEATDGQARQQCSCPFPSGLEVPMPKITPGLPRPSEQYPSVLVTDAKSSNAVTIRYVGENYSNAQEAMEDAMCSFYSQGSTHRPLSNPLVGQLIAVRGEGGDELARAQVTEVMAPNKVKVYYVDYGFSVETSGSNLLELHQDFLSLPFQATNVRLAGLETISSHPLVQSSLDKLVVGKILLMETLEPCQQIEGPLVVLYDTSQDDDININSTCLKSLQDNTMNNPLTLQVTQQDMCVTKVSPDGIIYCQLPSRGTAKLNKLLEKTEAFFIFQMTSESLVSRPFSGKFCLASYKGKWSRVEITNMYNNRVLEILFIDLGIPATVEVTALREIPPPLLKDFTIIPPQAIKCRLADLEVPEGEWSPEAVQWMEEAVMSSEDCKMKIMKLDKHKGALLVYMYLFVGVDSQELHKSINHELAQSEQWQKLTTQNNYTVTSSNKSMDTGLDVLVEKLTLNSSVPSPFVKTSNQPCYEADSSLTNGTTKNGKQPLPLPPLLELPQPGQNMDVFVPVACHPRYFVLQPWQDLHKLTVLMGEMIFYYNQHKTTTPTHIQRGDFCAARIDKNWHRVQVKDILANGLVSLYELDYGKHEHINSNLIRPLIEEFRQLPFQAVTAQLAGVKKHQWSEEASILFRNHVEKKALVAQVVSVHEGSEVKGKLREPRLTVYLVDTTLEEKDLWIHTLMVDMDVELSSAA from the exons ATGTCGGACAGCGAGGCGATCCACAAAATGTTGCGGTCTGTTCTTCAGTCCAGCAAGGGTGGTGTGTCCATCAACAGTCTCCAGTCAGAGTACCGGTCACTGTGTGGACAGAACATCCCGCTGAAGAAGCTGGGCTTCTCTGAACTGGAGGACTTCCTCAGAAGTATCCCCTCTGTGGTCCAGTTGGAGTACCGCATGGGTGAG CTGAAATGCTTTGCCACAGTGTGTAGAGAAACGGCCCACATTGCTGAGCTGGTGGCCAGGCAGAGGAGCTCCAAGAAATCCGGCCGCTCCCAAGTCGTCAACTGCAAGATGAGATTCAAACCCTCCAACCCCCTCATGCTCAATT TGAGGCCGAGGTCCTCCCTCCGCCAGCCCTCAGCTGGTGGTGCTTCCAACTGGACATCAAGTCGTTCTCGGGGTCACGGTGGCTTCAGAGGCTGCAGTGCATCAGGAGACTACAG GCAGCGGGACCAAAGGTTAAGCTACATCACTCCTGTCGAACACAGACAACCTGCTCCTCAACCAgctgtgagacagtgtgtcctgcCTGACAG GAAAGAGACCAGCTTTGCAAACTGCCAGAAACCTGAAG AGAAGCCCCCTGAACAAGCTTCCAGACCAAATCTATCCAAG TCCAGCCTGTATGACGTGCGGCTGATGCAGAGCAGAATAACTCACCTTCTGAAGAAGTACTGCAGTGGACTGTGGATGTCAAAGATATCAGAGGTCTACAGTAAAATGTTCAGTCAGAGTCTTCACCCTCAGGTGCTCAAAGACCTGGAGAAGTGGACACACATCTGTATG GTGGAGCAAACATCCTGTAATAACCGAGCTGACAGGCTGGTCTACCCCCCTCTGCTTCAAACGCTCTCTGTTGTCCCTCGAAGTACCGCCAACAACACCCCTCTAACATCTCCCACTAACTCAGAAGCCAGCACCACACGAAATTCTCCATGTCCCTCAACACCTGAAGAACCCACCTCTTGCTCCAAAAGCCCTTTAGTTCAGCCCACCTTCATTTTTCCTCCccaacctgctgctgcctcttcaGGCAAGCAGCTCTCCTCTGTCACGTTGCGTAGCCCTGTCCACAACCCAGCTCTTGCTCCCCAAATACCCCCACGTGCCAGTCGTGCAGCCAAAGAATGTAAAGATAATCACAATATAAGAACTAcccagaagaaaaacactccACCTGGTCATGACATTTTACCCCTTTCGAAGCTCACCTTGTCCTCTACCTCTGATTCTGCCCCTTTCTCAACAACTTCTGCTGACACTGTGTCGGCCGAAGTGCGTCAGAGAATAAAGGAGCTTCTGACCAAGTACAGCCAAGGTTTGTGGGCCCATGCTTTGCCGAAACTGTTCATTGAGACATATAAGACGCCATTTCCTGAGAATGTTCTGGACCACTTGCCTCTTCTCCTGGATATGTGCTCTGTGGAGTACCCCATACCACACGACAAGAACAGG GCCATCCTGTATATCTCAGACAGCACAGACATGGAAGCCACAGACGGACAAGCAAGGCAGCAGTGCAGTTGTCCCTTCCCCTCTGGTCTCGAGGTCCCGATGCCCAAGATTACTCCCGGTCTGCCTCGTCCCTCAGAGCAGTATCCCTCTGTGCTAGTTACTGATGCTAAAAGCAGCAATGCTGTCACCATAAG GTATGTAGGCGAGAACTACTCCAATGCCCAGGAAGCCATGGAGGATGCGATGTGCTCCTTCTACAGCCAAGGCTCCACCCACCGCCCTCTGTCTAACCCTCTTGTTGGTCAGCTGATAGCAGTCAGGGGAGAGGGTGGAGACGAGTTGGCCAGAGCTCAGGTCACAGAGGTTATGGCCCCTAACAAGGTCAAG GTGTATTATGTTGACTATGGCTTCTCTGTGGAGACGAGTGGGAGTAATCTGCTGGAGCTGCACCAGgatttcctctctctgcccttcCAGGCCACTAATGTGAGACTGGCAG GTTTAGAGACTATCAGCTCCCACCCACTTGTCCAGTCCTCCCTAGATAAGTTGGTAGTTGGGAAGATTCTGCTTATGGAGACATTGGAGCCGTGTCAGCAGATCGAGGGGCCTTTGGTAGTGTTGTACGACACGTCCCAGGATGATGACATTAACATTAACTCCACCTGCCTCAAGAGCCTGCAGGACAATACCATGAACAACCCTCTGACT TTGCAAGTTACCCAACAGGACATGTGCGTCACAAAAGTGAGTCCAGATGGCATCATCTACTGCCAGCTTCCCTCCAGAGGAACAGCAAAACTTAACAAGTTACTGGAAAAAACAGAGGCCTTCTTCATCTTCCAG ATGACGTCTGAGTCCCTGGTGTCCAGACCCTTCAGTGGAAAGTTCTGTCTTGCCAGCTACAAAGGAAAGTGGTCCAGAGTCGAG aTCACCAACATGTACAACAACAGAGTGTTGGAGATCCTCTTCATTGACTTGGGGATCCCTGCAACTGTAGAGGTGACTGCTCTCCGAGAGATTCCCCCTCCTTTACTCAAAGACTTCACCATCATCCCACCGCAG GCTATCAAATGTCGTCTGGCTGACCTCGAAGTTCCAGAGGGCGAATGGAGCCCAGAGGCCGTTCAGTGGATGGAGGAGGCTGTCATGAGCTCTGAAGACTGTAAAATGAAG ATCATGAAACTAGACAAGCACAAAGGGGCACTGCTGGTCTATATGTACCTCTTCGTCGGTGTTGACAGCCAGGAACTGCACAAGAGCATCAACCATGAGCTGGCTCAGTCTGAGCAGTGGCAGAAACTCACCACACAGAACAACTACACAGTCACCAGCAGTAACAAAAGCATGGATACAG GTCTCGATGTTCTAGTAGAGAAGTTGACTCTGAACAGCTCAGTTCCGAGCCCTTTCGTTAAGACTTCAAACCAGCCTTGCTACGAAGCCGACTCCTCGCTCACAAATGGAACCACCAAAAATGGGAAGCAGCCACTTCCATTGCCTCCTCTACTGGAGCTTCCCCAG CCTGGTCAGAACATGGATGTGTTTGTGCCGGTGGCCTGCCACCCCAGGTACTTTGTGCTACAGCCATGGCAGGACCTGCATAAGCTAACGGTTTTGATGGGGGAGATGATCTTCTACTATAACCAACACAAGACCACtacccccacacacattcagagaggAGATTTCTGTGCTGCCAGAATAGACAAGAA CTGGCACCGCGTTCAGGTGAAAGACATTCTGGCCAACGGGTTGGTGTCTCTCTACGAGCTCGACTATGGAAAACATGAGCATATCAACAGCAATCTCATCAGGCCCCTGATCGAGGAATTCCGACAACTGCCTTTCCAGGCTGTCACTGCGCAACTGGCAG
- the LOC118117320 gene encoding stimulated by retinoic acid gene 6 protein-like produces the protein MQRGYESMDAGYSTWIGMIFADHYHNNPVMVCFCQLLVSNKLERHKASAYSTFNNMPSEPPVNSKARRHWMLFHTLLRNPHLIPLRKQHLSSSSLLRTSSSPQADMLVRAWVMASLTQTSQVESQSLPEVIVTPSEDC, from the exons ATGCAGAGAGGATATGAAAGCATGGATGCCG GCTACAGTACTTGGATTGGGATGATCTTTGCTGACCACTATCATAACAATCCAGTCatggtgtgtttctgtcagcTGCTCGTCTCCAACAAGCTGGAGAGACACAAGGCTTCTGCATACTCCACATTCAACAACATGCCatctg AACCACCTGTTAACAGTAAGGCCAGGAGGCACTGGATGTTGTTTCACACTTTGCTGAGAAACCCTCATCTGATCCCGCTCAGAAAGCAGCacctctcctcatcctcgtTGTTACGGACATCTTCATCTCCCCAGGCAGACATGCTGGTGCGGGCTTGGGTCATGGCCTCACTAACGCAGACAAGCCAAGTGGAGTCACAGTCCCTGCCAGAGGTCATAGTCACTCCATCAGAGGACTGTTGA
- the LOC118101272 gene encoding dynein regulatory complex subunit 4: MAPKAKSKSKSPGKKKPGKKKSSAVVVSQSTEMSKEQMEELIVHLGEELKRVREDKRIFKLESEKNQSVWETCRRDMERVKDVLRQRHREREEFQQRHRVEISVYKEKMKHVLSEQHNTVSELKMDTAASASLIQNQHTESELVLRSDTMQADAREKTLRNKKFIEELKLKHQVELLEMTDNYDRRNRELEVKFNEKMHTTIEVEERKRKSEVNELDDRMAARVVALTEDHGRALKVAQEYYSSIQNKVLADEKVLKEEAAEALKQLTRVDKQLSVAQRENKHLRESLHETQQQLPELRAQLQEYNQTKAKMVKSGARAKVAEKELWDLNIEHELLRQASEKVQEECDELQRKQTEVKLALQQKRGLEHLRLEMRLAALTETVETREGQLRAALSTAAATDTEKSRAANMLKETLESKRVTIAALEEDLDQGHMEYEQLLQTSTRRLRALGVPLHDFPFRPAKQRPRVNKLYARVQKTARS, from the exons ATG gCACCAAAGGCTAAGAGTAAGAGTAAGAGTCCCGGGAAAAAGAAACCCGGGAAAAAGAAGTCCTCTGCGGTGGTGGTCAGTCAGTCCACAGAGATGTCCAAGGAACAG ATGGAGGAGCTAATTGTTCATCTCGGTGAGGAGCTGAAGCGGGTGCGAGAGGACAAGAGGATCTTCAAGCTGGAGAGTGAAAAGAACCAGTCAGTCTGGGAAACTTGCAGGAGAGACATGGAGAGGGTGAAGGATGTGCTGAGGCAAAGACAccgggagagagaggagtttcAGCAGCGCCACCGAGTGGAGATCAGT GTTTACAAGGAGAAGATGAAGCACGTCCTGTCTGAGCAGCACAACACCGTCTCCGAGCTGAAGATGGACACCGCCGCCTCCGCATCACTGATACAGAACCAGCACACCGAGTCAGAGCTGGTGCTGCGGAGCGACACAATGCAGGCGGACGCCAGAGAGAAGACGCTTCGCAACAAAAAGTTCATCGAGGAACTCAAACTG AAACACCAGGTCGAACTGTTGGAGATGACAGACAACTATGACCGGAGAAACAGAG AACTGGAGGTGAAATTTAACGAGAAGATGCACACGACCATCGAGGtggaggaaaggaagaggaagtcagagGTCAATGAGCTTGACGACAGGATGGCCGCTCGAGTTGTGGCGCTGACGGAGGATCACGGCCGTGCTCTCAAAGTAGCTCAGGAGTATTACTCCAGCATTCAGAACAAAGTGCTGGCGGACGAGAAAGTGCtgaag gaggaggcagcagaggcgCTGAAGCAGCTGACACGAGTGGACAAGCAGCTTTCAGTTGCTCAGCGAGAAAACAAGCATCTGCGCGAGTCTCTGCACGAAACCCAGCAGCAGCTGCCCGAGCTCCGTGCTCAGCTGCAAGAATACAACCAGACCAAGGCCAAGATGGTG AAGTCCGGTGCTCGGGCTAAGGTCGCCGAGAAGGAGCTGTGGGATCTGAATATCGAGCACGAGCTGCTGCGGCAGGCGTCTGAAAAG GTTCAGGAGGAGTGCGACGAGTTGCAGAGGAAGCAGACAGAGGTCAAGTTGGCGCTGCAGCAGAAGAGAGGCCTGGAGCATCTGCGACTGGAGATGAGGCTCGCCGCTCTGACGGAAACCGTGGAGACGAGGGAGGGTCAGCTCCGTGCCGCGCTCTCCACTGCGGCCGCCACAGACACCGAGAAAAGCCGCGCCGCAAACATGCTTAAG GAAACGTTGGAGTCAAAACGCGTGACCATTGCTGCGTTAGAGGAGGACCTGGATCAGGGGCATATG GAGtacgagcagctgctgcagacctCCACCCGCAGACTCAGGGCTCTGGGCGTCCCTCTACACGACTTCCCCTTCAGGCCCGCGAAGCAGAGACCAAGAGTCAACAAGTTGTACGCAAGAGTACAGAAAACTGCACGTAGTTAA
- the LOC118101259 gene encoding stimulated by retinoic acid gene 6 protein-like, with amino-acid sequence MVKDRVEHEISTIQACHSGISVDLFLHLSLIPAVLIVAVLSFLQKRAYSLAIDRRLPFLGGRFGIVVPLDTIGSLSNRWSYGFAFGAVSSSVLLLFSESYIPFTFPPWARALVYLVGALEVGIVYFPFFACLSTPFRTAGAVLGILYSLSWIIVTVWDTFTCPDGKILGPYQKVIIQWPCILSLLFLLGRFIYILVKGVRIRLQLEQEDPEELIERHQVQHVKGLLRKTPAHSKPLSWFQRRVYEWDPHFKFPNRIIGTSIISLIGLYTMTLADYSLSNEAFGQVDRWKDTLQQLVSSSNQTEALGAMIPQLEEFIVVARKSWLATTIFASLNSVAYTFHVLACYRKHLKRLWRGQRGFLPEKFHKPSSAVSVASIARYSGWQIAFTLWGYLIVHFVHFLLALLVAYVLFIPIQHGKVLTMLTNLGIIVLTIGLIISLVILQVALVQIFFLQDKMSPTDKDKPLALNNRKAFHCFNYFFFFYNVVMGISNCILRLLCSIVVGTWLVSRIDRTIMQRGYESMDAGYSTWIGMIFADHYHNNPVMVCFCQLLVSNKLERHKASAYSTFNNMPSEPPVNSKARRRWMLFHTLLRNPHLIPLRKQHLSSSSLLRTSSSPQADMLVRAWVMASLTQTSQVESQSLPEVIVTPSEDC; translated from the exons ATGGTAAAAGACCGTGTGGAACATGA GATCTCCACAATTCAGGCCTGTCACAGTGGAATCTCTGTGGACCTCTTCCTGCACCTGTCACTCATACCTGCT GTGTTGATTGTAGCGGTGCTCTCCTTCCTCCAGAAGAGAGCATACAGCCTGGCCATCGACCGCAGACTGCCCTTCCTGGGGGGACGTTTTGGCATCGTGGT GCCTTTGGATACTATAGGCAGCCTCAGTAACCGTTGGTCCTATGGGTTTGCTTTTGGTGCAGTGTCCAGCAGcgtcctgctgctcttctctgaAAGTTACATCCCCTTCACCTTCCCACCCTGGGCTCGAG CTCTCGTGTACCTGGTGGGAGCTTTAGAAGTGGGCATAGtgtattttcctttctttgctTGTCTGTCCACGCCTTTTAGAACAGCTGGTGCTGTGCTGGGAATACTCTACTCTCTGTCCTG GATCATCGTCACAGTGTGGGACACGTTCACCTGTCCTGATGGTAAG attttagGTCCATACCAGAAGGTGATCATCCAGTGGCCGTgcatcctctccctcctcttcctcttgggTCGATTTATTTACATCCTGGTTAAAGGTGTTCGAATACGGCTGCAGTTGGAACAGGAG GACCCCGAGGAGCTGATTGAGCGACACCAGGTGCAGCATGTGAAGGGACTGCTGAGGAAAACACCAGCACACAG TAAACCACTCAGCTGGTTCCAGAGGCGGGTGTATGAGTGGGACCCACACTTCAAGTTCCCCAACAGGATCATTGGCACTTCCATTATATCCCTCATAGGCCTATATACG ATGACTCTCGCAGACTACAGTCTCAGTAATGAGGCTTTTGGCCAAGTGGACAGGTGGAAGGACACATTGCAACAACTGGTTTCTTCTTCTAACCAGACTGAGGCTCTGGGAGCCATGATACCACAGCTGGAAGAATTCATTGTCGTGGCTCGGA agTCTTGGCTAGCTACCACCATCTTCGCTAGTCTCAACTCTGTTGCGTACACTTTCCATGTATTGGCATGTTACAG GAAACACTTGAAGAGACtgtggagaggacagaggggttTTCTTCCTGAGAAGTTTCACAAACCCAGTTCTGCTGTCAGCGta GCTTCCATTGCAAGATACTCTGGATGGCAAATAGCGTTTACACTGTGGG gcTATCTGATTGTCCATTTTGTCCACTTCCTGTTGGCCCTGCTCGTGGCCTATGTGCTGTTTATCCCTATACAGCATGGGAAAGTACTGACTATGCTCACTAACCTGGGAATCATTGT TCTCACCATCGGTCTGATAATCAGCCTGGTGATTCTCCAGGTTGCTCTGGTGCAGATCTTCTTCCTCCAGGACAAAATGTCTCCGACAGATAAAGACAAACCTCTGGCTCTTAACAACAG GAAGGCGTTCCACTGCTTCAActacttcttctttttctacaACGTGGTGATGGGGATCAGCAACTGCATCTTGAGGCTGCTGTGCAGCATCGTTGTAGGAACGTGGCTGGTGTCACGCATAGACCGAACCATCATGCAGAGAGGATATGAAAGCATGGATGCCG GCTACAGTACTTGGATTGGGATGATCTTTGCTGACCACTATCATAACAATCCAGTCatggtgtgtttctgtcagcTGCTCGTCTCCAACAAGCTGGAGAGACACAAGGCTTCTGCATACTCCACATTCAACAACATGCCatctg AACCACCTGTTAACAGTAAGGCCAGGAGGCGCTGGATGTTGTTTCACACTTTGCTGAGAAACCCTCATCTGATCCCGCTCAGAAAGCAGCacctctcctcatcctcgtTGTTACGGACATCTTCATCTCCCCAGGCAGACATGCTGGTGCGGGCTTGGGTCATGGCCTCACTAACGCAGACAAGCCAAGTGGAGTCACAGTCCCTGCCAGAGGTCATAGTCACTCCATCAGAGGACTGTTGA
- the spink4 gene encoding serine peptidase inhibitor, Kazal type 4, protein MTGRAVFLGLLLICLAADAEKTSGLVRKPSCPSMEEIVACPLNLAPVCGSDGNTYANECTLCVQRQTTRMEILIVKEESC, encoded by the exons ATGACTGGAAGAGCTGTTTTCCTGGGACTCCTGCTTATTTGTTTGGCTGCAG ATGCAGAGAAGACGTCAGGACTCGTGAGAAAG CCTTCGTGTCCTAGCATGGAGGAGATCGTGGCGTGCCCTCTGAACCTCGCTCCTGTGTGCGGCAGCGATGGAAACACTTATGCCAACGAGTGTACCCTGTGTGTCCAGAGGCA AACAACCAGGATGGAAATCTTGATCGTCAAGGAGGAGAGCTGCTGA